The following are encoded together in the Vigna angularis cultivar LongXiaoDou No.4 chromosome 9, ASM1680809v1, whole genome shotgun sequence genome:
- the LOC128193913 gene encoding uncharacterized protein LOC128193913, whose translation MILEDQNQERDSKGREKTLDKARKGGKEEFLQDNKKGKKEVKKGRDAAKGSLHNIKKAKKFCEGEYFANDEEKKEERHLQGTQRWRRTTQETKEMMQNIKIQIKGSTRSDESVMKGKKDGSEDELEEDRGKGQQKWRKQVELPTFEGIDPKGWISKPEKVF comes from the coding sequence atgatatTGGAAGACCAAAATCAAGAAAGGGACTCAAAAGGAAGGGAGAAAACTCTTGACAAAGCAAGAAAGGGAGGGAAAGAGGAATTTTTGCAAGAcaacaagaaaggaaagaaagaagtaaagaagggtAGGGATGCTGCGAAAGGCAGTCTGCACAACATTAAGAAAGCCAAGAAATTCTGTGAAGGAGAGTATTTTGCTaatgatgaagaaaagaaggaagagagaCATCTACAAGGAACTCAAAGATGGAGAAGAACTACccaagaaacaaaagaaatgatgCAGAATATCAAGATTCAGATTAAGGGCTCAACAAGAAGTGATGAATCTGtcatgaaaggaaagaaagatggTTCAGAGGACGAGCTGGAGGAAGACAGGGGCAAAGGGCAACAAAAATGGAGGAAGCAGGTAGAATTGCCTACTTTTGAGGGGATTGATCCAAAGGGATGGATATCCAAACCAGAGAAAGTTTTTTAG